One region of Nitrospira sp. genomic DNA includes:
- a CDS encoding molecular chaperone TorD family protein — translation MTSKQVVQPTSPSSTAIAPPKAVPIKDSPAVERALNRSKIYLLFSWSLLYPEDEEFLDYLQCGEFVEDGRAALDGLRLALDGIGGDRAVQKIALMKKQFDQIEKLVSAECVNWQIGDLQTEHRRVFTNVITLDCPPYETLFGNDHVFAQSHVMGDIAGFYKAFGVELSKDVHERLDHLSVELEFMHFLTYKESYSRCHDGIDKTEIVVEAQKKFIKNHIGRWVPLFCRMLAKKSDTGLFKLIADCMSEWMDFEVAFLGVTVQPYSEADYRPATFNAPEGQTYECGAQDKGNELSMLLSEVGAESFMDQKTKEKDGEKSEGPVGTA, via the coding sequence ATGACATCGAAACAAGTCGTGCAGCCCACCTCCCCGTCCTCCACCGCAATTGCTCCCCCCAAAGCAGTTCCGATTAAGGATTCGCCTGCTGTCGAGCGCGCGCTCAATCGTAGCAAGATATATCTCTTGTTCTCCTGGAGTTTGCTCTATCCGGAGGACGAGGAATTTTTGGATTACCTGCAATGTGGTGAGTTTGTCGAGGATGGACGAGCCGCATTGGATGGACTCCGTCTCGCGCTGGATGGAATCGGTGGCGATCGTGCCGTTCAGAAGATCGCCCTAATGAAGAAGCAGTTCGACCAGATCGAGAAGTTGGTGTCGGCGGAGTGCGTGAATTGGCAAATTGGCGATCTGCAGACCGAGCATCGTCGGGTGTTCACCAATGTGATCACGCTGGATTGCCCTCCTTACGAAACTCTCTTTGGAAACGATCACGTCTTTGCGCAATCCCACGTCATGGGTGACATTGCGGGATTCTATAAGGCGTTTGGGGTAGAGCTTTCAAAAGATGTACATGAACGACTGGATCATCTCAGCGTCGAGCTCGAGTTCATGCACTTCCTGACCTACAAAGAGTCCTATTCACGTTGCCATGATGGGATCGATAAGACCGAGATCGTCGTCGAAGCCCAAAAGAAGTTCATCAAGAACCACATCGGCCGATGGGTCCCGTTGTTCTGTCGAATGTTGGCAAAGAAGTCTGATACCGGATTATTCAAGCTCATTGCCGACTGCATGTCGGAATGGATGGATTTTGAGGTCGCCTTCCTTGGAGTGACCGTGCAGCCATACTCCGAGGCGGACTACAGACCAGCTACCTTCAATGCTCCGGAAGGTCAAACCTACGAGTGCGGGGCGCAGGACAAGGGGAATGAGCTCAGCATGTTGTTGAGCGAAGTCGGCGCTGAGTCCTTCATGGATCAGAAGACCAAAGAGAAGGACGGCGAGAAGAGCGAGGGCCCAGTCGGGACTGCGTAG
- a CDS encoding 4Fe-4S dicluster domain-containing protein, translated as MAGDPKYGRRDFLKDSVVSVAKAAREFSLHKDAPREQPAAPVRTDWLRPPGAVAESIFLERCTRCSDCIKACPPGAIVSDPANGMPVIFADQVACELCEDLPCIAACATEALLPVADPFEVRMGVATVSHRVCTAGQGCHACVSKCPVDALSMDFHALRLVVEPERCVGCGMCEQICKTVNDRIAVKVTPARNLSAGSMSL; from the coding sequence GTGGCCGGTGATCCCAAATACGGGCGTCGCGATTTTCTGAAAGACTCCGTCGTCTCGGTCGCGAAGGCGGCGAGGGAGTTTTCGCTGCACAAGGATGCGCCTCGTGAGCAACCGGCTGCCCCTGTGCGGACTGACTGGTTGCGCCCTCCGGGAGCCGTCGCTGAATCGATCTTTCTGGAGCGTTGCACGCGTTGCAGCGATTGCATCAAGGCCTGCCCCCCCGGTGCCATCGTCAGTGATCCTGCCAATGGCATGCCGGTGATTTTCGCCGATCAGGTGGCCTGCGAGCTGTGTGAAGACTTACCCTGCATCGCCGCTTGTGCGACGGAAGCCCTGTTGCCGGTTGCGGATCCCTTCGAGGTGCGGATGGGGGTTGCCACCGTCTCCCATCGAGTCTGTACAGCGGGGCAGGGGTGTCATGCGTGCGTCTCGAAATGCCCGGTTGACGCACTGTCGATGGACTTTCACGCGTTGCGTCTCGTCGTTGAGCCGGAACGGTGCGTGGGATGCGGCATGTGCGAGCAGATTTGTAAGACGGTCAATGACCGTATCGCCGTCAAGGTGACGCCGGCGAGAAACTTATCCGCCGGCAGTATGAGCCTCTGA
- a CDS encoding WD40 repeat domain-containing protein: MSNHTTAPSTMSSTAPTNPQGVPSEAPVIDHLAYWKTGLRELKTFRGHSHGVWSVAYAPDGQTIVSGGVDRYVRVWDIETGRLLRSLRGHTADIRALVFTPDGRTLASGSEDRTIRLWNPKTGEPTKLLFTRYDHNVCSLSLSPDGLMLARGSHNKDIKIWEVTTGTDLMTLLGKDQYDHHWSVCVAFSPDGIHLASGSDIGKIRIWEVLPSGEEKILHNGHWEETAEDSTETRGFFIEDDGGFQKPMEFWIGAMTFTPDAKLLITGSRDNTIRFFEMPTMNELRVVRGHNGWVRALAVSPDGKVLISAGDDNTIRFWDIATGRNFRTDKTHGGPVRGIALSPDGLRLASASWDRTVKLWEGGPEPEE; this comes from the coding sequence ATGAGCAATCACACGACCGCGCCCTCGACGATGTCTTCCACTGCACCGACGAATCCTCAGGGAGTGCCATCAGAAGCACCCGTCATTGACCATTTGGCATATTGGAAAACCGGCTTACGTGAACTCAAGACCTTCCGCGGCCACTCGCATGGCGTCTGGTCCGTCGCCTATGCACCGGACGGTCAAACCATTGTCAGCGGCGGCGTGGACCGGTATGTCCGTGTGTGGGATATCGAAACGGGACGGTTGTTGCGTTCGTTGCGCGGTCACACCGCCGACATCCGCGCGCTGGTGTTCACACCGGACGGTCGCACCCTGGCCTCGGGCAGCGAAGATCGCACCATTCGTCTCTGGAACCCGAAAACGGGCGAACCGACGAAACTCCTGTTCACACGCTACGATCACAATGTTTGCAGCCTGTCCCTCTCCCCGGACGGCCTCATGTTGGCGCGTGGCAGCCACAACAAGGACATCAAAATTTGGGAGGTCACGACCGGGACCGACCTCATGACCCTTTTGGGCAAGGACCAATACGACCACCATTGGTCAGTGTGCGTGGCCTTCTCCCCGGACGGTATCCATCTCGCGAGCGGCTCCGATATCGGCAAGATTCGCATTTGGGAAGTGCTCCCGAGCGGGGAGGAAAAGATCCTGCACAATGGCCACTGGGAGGAGACCGCCGAAGACTCGACGGAGACCCGCGGCTTCTTCATTGAAGACGACGGCGGGTTCCAGAAGCCGATGGAGTTTTGGATCGGGGCTATGACCTTCACCCCTGACGCCAAACTGCTGATCACCGGCAGCCGGGACAACACAATCCGCTTCTTTGAGATGCCGACCATGAACGAGCTCCGCGTCGTGCGCGGCCATAACGGCTGGGTGCGCGCCCTCGCGGTGTCGCCTGATGGGAAAGTGCTGATCAGCGCTGGCGACGACAACACCATTCGATTCTGGGATATTGCTACCGGCCGTAACTTCCGGACCGACAAGACTCATGGCGGCCCCGTGCGCGGAATCGCCCTTTCGCCGGACGGATTGCGATTGGCCAGCGCCTCATGGGATCGCACGGTAAAACTGTGGGAAGGCGGTCCTGAACCGGAAGAGTAG
- a CDS encoding sigma-54-dependent Fis family transcriptional regulator, giving the protein MKGLRVLIVDDEPLMRLSMLDALEGVGCEVMAAATGTEGVTVLGTRQFDVVITDLRLPGADGLTVLKVCKERSPTTEVILITAHGSVDTAVGAIKLGAYDYITKPFQMDELLLILERVGKILGLRRENLELKEVLEDRFSFGGMQGCTPHMRALLERIKVVAASESPVSIVGERGTGKELVAHTLHLNSPRRDQPLIKVCCGDLPDQLWEAELFGHEKGAFPGAVHRRRGRFELAHKGTVLLDEIDALSPHVQKKIWHLLQERTCVRIGGRETIEVDVRVLCASQQDLKEAVAQGRFLPELYDYLTAVQIVVPPLRERRDDVLIIAEHVLEASATNLHKVLKEFSPASRTLLMRYSFPGNVGELAQMVGRAAALGRNGEPLQPWDLCGFQTCPYLGGAPQPTCGFCAEGLAEKAQTAEPSASPTLAAARESFERDYILAVLKQVEGSRTSAAAILGLSRKALWDKCKRYGISSAKGEAEEAEA; this is encoded by the coding sequence GTGAAAGGGCTGAGGGTGCTCATTGTCGATGACGAACCGTTAATGCGACTGTCTATGCTCGATGCCTTGGAAGGGGTGGGCTGTGAAGTCATGGCGGCGGCGACTGGAACCGAAGGGGTCACGGTGCTCGGCACGCGCCAGTTTGATGTGGTGATCACCGATTTGCGGTTGCCCGGCGCCGATGGGTTGACCGTGCTCAAAGTCTGCAAGGAGCGCAGTCCGACGACGGAGGTGATCTTAATCACCGCCCATGGGTCGGTCGATACGGCGGTCGGCGCCATCAAGCTCGGTGCGTACGACTACATCACCAAGCCCTTTCAGATGGACGAGCTGCTGCTGATCCTCGAGCGAGTCGGGAAAATTCTCGGACTGCGGCGGGAGAACCTTGAACTGAAAGAAGTGCTGGAAGATCGATTCAGCTTCGGCGGCATGCAGGGCTGTACGCCGCACATGCGAGCGTTGCTGGAACGGATCAAGGTGGTGGCGGCGAGCGAGTCTCCGGTGTCCATCGTCGGCGAGCGAGGAACCGGGAAGGAGTTGGTGGCGCATACCCTCCATCTGAACAGCCCGAGGCGGGATCAACCGTTGATCAAGGTCTGTTGCGGGGATCTTCCTGACCAGCTGTGGGAGGCGGAACTGTTCGGGCATGAAAAGGGGGCCTTTCCCGGGGCGGTGCATCGGCGACGGGGCCGATTTGAGCTTGCACACAAAGGCACTGTGCTGCTGGACGAGATCGATGCGCTCTCCCCGCATGTTCAAAAGAAAATTTGGCACCTGTTGCAGGAGCGAACCTGTGTGCGGATCGGCGGGCGTGAAACCATTGAAGTCGACGTGCGAGTCCTCTGTGCGTCGCAACAGGACTTGAAGGAGGCCGTCGCTCAAGGACGGTTTCTTCCGGAGCTCTACGACTATCTGACCGCCGTGCAGATTGTCGTGCCGCCGCTACGTGAGCGCCGAGACGATGTGCTGATCATCGCCGAGCATGTGCTGGAAGCAAGCGCGACGAATCTCCACAAGGTGCTCAAAGAATTTTCACCGGCGAGTCGCACGCTGCTGATGCGATACTCATTTCCGGGCAATGTTGGGGAATTGGCGCAGATGGTGGGCCGAGCCGCGGCCTTGGGGCGAAATGGTGAGCCCCTGCAGCCGTGGGATCTCTGCGGTTTTCAGACCTGTCCCTATCTCGGAGGCGCCCCTCAACCAACCTGTGGGTTCTGCGCGGAGGGGTTGGCTGAAAAAGCCCAAACGGCGGAGCCGTCGGCATCCCCCACGCTGGCTGCCGCGAGGGAATCCTTCGAGCGGGACTACATTCTCGCCGTGTTGAAGCAGGTGGAGGGAAGTCGAACGAGTGCGGCTGCTATTTTGGGGCTTTCGAGGAAGGCTCTTTGGGACAAATGCAAACGCTACGGGATCTCCTCCGCCAAGGGGGAGGCGGAGGAGGCAGAGGCATAA
- a CDS encoding PAS domain S-box protein codes for MLFWSRSHSLQRKIITAIVMVGLLPLSLSLVLTYIEERRALRETIGANFKEVAVEAARRIEMQVTRGINEAQQLAATPFLRTSVTESNRTYVDKDEKTIQSMIKAWQQRWRQRDKQSEFPLFINRIVTNYLIRWHDIRKSDYVGIFVTDNRGALVVSSIPQVEYYYGKTAWWQAVMKRSTGKVFVSDIFFDPAFGTHVVNVSAPIIDDEQHATIGTVTILLRRDTLFHSVSEASVGKTGHAMLFNSDGAPLVCPILSPEEHVVKPELVNAINGHAAGWTTAANDSHGGVNSIVGFAPVRLGTDLTPESLGGKRWVAFVRQDPAESYAPLERLVVQVTVYGLGVFAVLLLTGLTVARRIARPIGLLHEGVQRIGSGRLDQQLELKTGDEIEQLAEAFNKMAVNLRLSFGQIEQRMEDVRRLEARYRDLIEHSPEMIYQLNKAGQFVHVNKTGLDKLGYSLEEMLQMRLWDLVPKGRETEVLAYLERLVSQGRSTIETVFVAADGRPIDVEIHATALFESGGGLVHSRAFVRDVTERHLLEEQVHRYTTRLEQAVNERTQQLVASQERYKALFDLVADSVFMVGEDGIIVAVNKREEQALGYSEPQVVGRSILDVVPPLHHEDMRALLAKIHSGERQVPTQEITVRDAAGKDTPVEMDLILVRGSDHTWVMVQLRDITDRKRLERQMHTYQQELEAKVSERTREIEETKQYLENLLENANDVIYTLDSEQCFTYVNSKILSWGYAKEDLLGRPYLGLLSKRHRGRRLKSTLDIGVKQVYEVEVLTKSGEPRSVMVSVSPLHGVDGEILGVLGIARDMTETKKLEQQIRNSEKLASVGKLAAGVAHEINNPLGGILNCLYNMRKGTLSPARQEEYLASMEDGLRRVQRIVRQLLDFSQQHNPELALADMNHVVNRVLLLTDHLFVPHRVRLETVLAPDLPEIMIDRHMMEQVLMNLVLNAIQAMRSGGVLTISTVVEEAHCLVRVRDSGCGISSSVLPRIFDPFFTTKNEGEGTGLGLSVSLGIVERHGGRILVESEVGKGTTFTVSIPLSTERYAIGRFS; via the coding sequence ATGCTGTTCTGGAGCCGGTCACACAGTCTCCAGCGAAAGATCATCACGGCCATCGTGATGGTCGGTCTTCTGCCGTTGAGCTTGTCTCTCGTCCTGACCTACATCGAAGAACGCCGGGCGTTGCGCGAAACCATCGGGGCCAACTTCAAGGAAGTGGCCGTAGAGGCCGCCCGGCGGATCGAGATGCAGGTCACGCGCGGCATCAATGAAGCGCAACAACTCGCCGCTACCCCGTTCCTCCGCACCTCTGTGACTGAATCCAATCGCACCTACGTCGACAAGGATGAGAAAACCATCCAGTCCATGATCAAAGCCTGGCAACAGCGCTGGCGGCAACGGGACAAGCAGAGCGAGTTTCCGCTGTTCATCAACCGGATCGTGACGAACTATTTGATTCGGTGGCATGACATCCGCAAATCCGACTACGTCGGGATTTTTGTGACGGACAATCGGGGAGCCCTGGTGGTCAGTTCGATTCCCCAAGTCGAATACTATTATGGGAAGACCGCCTGGTGGCAGGCGGTCATGAAGCGAAGCACGGGGAAGGTGTTCGTCAGCGATATCTTTTTCGATCCTGCGTTCGGCACGCACGTCGTGAACGTGTCGGCGCCGATTATCGACGATGAGCAGCATGCGACGATTGGCACGGTCACGATTCTGCTTCGTCGGGATACGCTGTTCCATTCCGTATCCGAAGCCTCTGTGGGAAAGACCGGACATGCCATGTTGTTCAATTCGGACGGTGCGCCGCTCGTGTGTCCTATCTTGTCACCTGAAGAGCATGTGGTGAAACCGGAGCTGGTCAATGCGATCAACGGGCATGCGGCAGGCTGGACGACGGCGGCCAATGATTCCCATGGCGGGGTGAATTCCATCGTTGGATTTGCGCCGGTTCGCCTGGGCACGGATTTGACGCCGGAGAGTTTAGGCGGCAAACGCTGGGTGGCATTTGTCCGGCAGGATCCGGCTGAGTCCTATGCCCCGCTGGAACGGTTGGTGGTGCAGGTGACGGTGTATGGGCTGGGGGTGTTCGCGGTGCTGTTGCTGACCGGCTTGACCGTCGCACGGAGAATCGCCCGTCCGATCGGCCTGTTGCATGAGGGCGTTCAACGAATCGGGAGCGGACGCCTGGATCAACAGTTGGAACTCAAGACCGGCGACGAGATCGAACAACTGGCCGAGGCCTTCAATAAAATGGCGGTCAACCTGCGGCTATCGTTCGGGCAGATCGAACAGCGCATGGAGGACGTGCGCCGTCTCGAAGCGCGCTACCGGGATCTGATCGAGCACTCACCGGAGATGATTTACCAGCTGAATAAGGCCGGCCAGTTCGTCCATGTGAACAAGACGGGGCTGGACAAACTGGGCTACTCGCTTGAGGAGATGCTCCAGATGCGCCTGTGGGACCTAGTCCCCAAAGGCCGCGAAACGGAGGTGTTGGCCTATCTCGAACGGTTGGTCTCGCAAGGGCGCAGTACGATCGAGACGGTGTTTGTTGCTGCTGATGGCCGGCCGATCGATGTCGAAATCCACGCCACAGCCTTGTTTGAGAGTGGGGGCGGACTGGTCCATTCCCGAGCGTTCGTGCGCGATGTGACGGAGCGGCATCTGTTGGAAGAGCAGGTGCATCGGTACACGACCAGGCTCGAGCAGGCCGTCAATGAGCGCACACAGCAGTTGGTAGCCTCGCAGGAACGGTATAAGGCGTTGTTCGACCTGGTGGCAGATTCGGTCTTTATGGTGGGAGAAGACGGCATCATCGTTGCGGTGAACAAGCGCGAAGAGCAGGCGTTGGGCTATTCCGAGCCGCAGGTGGTGGGGCGGAGCATTCTGGATGTGGTGCCGCCTCTCCATCATGAGGACATGCGGGCGCTGCTTGCAAAGATTCATTCCGGCGAGCGCCAGGTGCCGACGCAGGAGATCACCGTGCGTGATGCGGCGGGCAAGGATACGCCGGTCGAAATGGACCTGATTCTGGTGCGCGGCAGCGACCATACCTGGGTGATGGTCCAGTTGCGTGACATCACCGACCGGAAGCGTCTTGAGCGGCAAATGCATACCTACCAACAGGAATTGGAGGCCAAGGTCAGTGAGCGGACGAGGGAAATCGAAGAGACCAAGCAATATCTGGAAAACCTGCTGGAAAATGCCAATGACGTGATCTATACCCTTGATAGCGAGCAGTGTTTTACCTACGTGAACAGCAAGATCCTGTCGTGGGGTTACGCGAAAGAGGATCTTCTTGGACGGCCGTATCTCGGGTTGCTGTCGAAGCGACATCGCGGGCGCCGCCTGAAATCGACACTGGATATCGGGGTGAAGCAGGTGTACGAGGTTGAGGTGTTGACCAAATCGGGTGAGCCCCGCTCGGTGATGGTCAGCGTGTCACCGCTCCACGGGGTGGATGGGGAGATTCTGGGGGTACTGGGAATCGCACGCGACATGACGGAGACGAAGAAGTTGGAGCAGCAGATTCGAAACTCCGAGAAGCTCGCCTCAGTTGGAAAATTGGCCGCGGGTGTGGCGCATGAAATCAACAACCCCTTGGGCGGTATCCTGAACTGCCTCTACAACATGCGTAAGGGCACCCTATCTCCGGCACGTCAGGAAGAGTATCTGGCGTCGATGGAGGATGGGTTGCGCCGCGTTCAACGGATTGTTCGCCAGCTCCTCGATTTTTCGCAACAGCACAATCCCGAGCTGGCGTTGGCCGACATGAACCACGTCGTCAATCGCGTGTTATTGCTGACGGACCATTTGTTCGTGCCCCATCGAGTGCGGCTCGAAACTGTGCTCGCGCCCGATTTGCCGGAGATCATGATCGACCGGCACATGATGGAGCAGGTGCTCATGAACCTGGTGTTGAATGCGATTCAGGCCATGCGCAGCGGCGGGGTCTTGACGATCAGTACGGTCGTGGAGGAAGCCCATTGTCTGGTACGTGTGCGGGATTCCGGGTGCGGTATTTCGTCATCCGTCCTGCCGCGGATTTTCGATCCTTTCTTTACGACGAAAAATGAAGGCGAGGGGACGGGGCTGGGGCTGTCTGTCAGCCTGGGCATCGTGGAGCGCCACGGGGGACGGATTCTGGTTGAGAGCGAAGTCGGGAAAGGCACCACCTTCACCGTGTCGATTCCGCTGTCAACCGAACGGTATGCGATTGGGAGGTTTTCGTGA
- the secF gene encoding protein translocase subunit SecF translates to MFEILGKTNIDFMGKRSISFAISGILALLGLIAVLQIGRGAANLGIDFAGGTAVQLKFDQSIRIDEARRALEHNGLGSAELQEFTQDNKLLIRVKASTTIEEKVAERVMAVFSKEFPGNKFVVDSSMEIGPTIGKKLQEDALIAVLISFVGIVLYIAVRFELRFGVAAALATFHDVLAVLGVFYILDKEITLLVVTALLTLAGYSLTDTVVVFDRIRENLRSRRREDEETIINAAINQVLSRTIVTSLTVVIVLIPLVLGGAEVLHDFSLALLGGVMFGTYSSIFVASPLLLLWPGSAGSLLKRR, encoded by the coding sequence ATGTTCGAGATTTTGGGCAAGACCAATATCGATTTTATGGGGAAGCGATCCATCTCGTTTGCAATTTCCGGCATCCTCGCCTTGTTGGGTCTCATCGCGGTGCTACAAATTGGGCGCGGGGCGGCAAATTTGGGAATCGATTTTGCGGGTGGGACTGCAGTCCAGCTCAAATTCGATCAGTCAATCCGGATTGACGAGGCGCGACGCGCGCTGGAACACAATGGGTTAGGATCCGCCGAATTGCAGGAATTCACCCAAGACAATAAGTTGCTGATTCGCGTGAAAGCGTCGACGACCATCGAGGAAAAAGTCGCGGAGCGAGTCATGGCAGTCTTCAGCAAGGAGTTTCCCGGGAACAAGTTCGTCGTCGATTCCAGCATGGAGATCGGTCCGACGATTGGGAAAAAGCTGCAGGAAGACGCCTTGATTGCCGTCTTGATCTCCTTCGTCGGGATCGTCTTATACATTGCCGTCCGATTTGAGTTGCGGTTCGGCGTGGCGGCGGCGTTGGCCACGTTCCACGATGTGCTGGCGGTATTGGGCGTGTTCTACATATTGGATAAGGAAATTACCCTGTTAGTCGTGACGGCCCTGCTGACCCTCGCGGGGTACTCGTTGACGGATACGGTGGTGGTATTCGACCGTATCCGCGAGAACCTTCGCAGCCGCCGGCGTGAGGATGAGGAAACGATCATCAACGCCGCCATCAATCAAGTCTTGAGTCGCACCATCGTGACCAGTTTGACCGTCGTGATCGTCCTCATCCCGCTGGTTCTCGGCGGAGCTGAAGTCCTGCACGATTTCTCGCTGGCCCTGCTTGGAGGCGTCATGTTCGGGACCTATTCGTCCATTTTCGTGGCAAGCCCGTTGCTGCTGCTCTGGCCTGGTAGCGCCGGGAGTCTCCTGAAACGTCGTTAA
- the secD gene encoding protein translocase subunit SecD, translating to MKRVGGRLLALVTLVVVSIIFFLPSYQPLYKELPRWMREVLPDKGITLGLDLQGGIHLVLEVEEERAVEIAVERTAAGLQDLLVEKKIPAETVKRTGSSQITIGFQNAELKAQVQKLLDDFPTYVEVESAGSANSVVWGLREAEIKRIKDSAINQALETIRNRIDQFGVAEPLIQRQGLKQVVVQLPGIKDAKLAKDLIKQTALLEFKLLDDDNQLKLDLPGRVQKGKEREEAFLKQVEGKVPEGDQILFERIVEKDSGQEWLAPYLVKKRVMLAGDVLSDARVSIGQFNEPYVSVTFDAKGAREFDRITGENVKKRMAIVLDNTIYSAPVIQERISGGRAQITGTFSMEEANNLSIVLRAGALPAPLKIIQDLTVGPSLGQDSIEKGIKATLFAGLLVIVFMAVYYRLSGVIANFALMLNLICLIGSLAALNATLTLPGIAGIILTIGMGVDSNVLIFERIREELRQGKAVRVAIDAGYDKALLTIVDSHVTTLITGFALFLFGTGPIKGFAVTLCLGIAINLFTALVGTKVIFDLFNQRKKIEQLSI from the coding sequence ATGAAAAGAGTCGGTGGGCGCTTGTTGGCATTGGTGACGCTGGTGGTCGTATCGATCATCTTTTTCTTGCCCTCCTACCAACCGCTGTACAAGGAATTACCGCGGTGGATGCGTGAAGTCCTGCCGGACAAGGGCATTACGCTGGGCTTGGATTTGCAAGGCGGCATTCACTTGGTGCTTGAAGTGGAAGAGGAACGGGCAGTTGAAATTGCCGTCGAACGGACCGCCGCAGGGCTCCAAGACCTTCTCGTGGAGAAGAAAATTCCCGCGGAAACGGTGAAACGGACGGGGTCGTCGCAAATCACGATCGGGTTCCAAAACGCCGAGTTGAAGGCCCAGGTGCAAAAACTGTTGGATGACTTCCCGACGTATGTCGAGGTTGAGTCGGCTGGTTCGGCCAACAGCGTCGTGTGGGGGCTGCGCGAGGCGGAGATCAAACGGATCAAGGATTCCGCAATCAATCAGGCATTGGAAACCATTCGCAATCGTATCGACCAGTTCGGCGTGGCGGAACCCTTGATTCAGCGGCAGGGGTTGAAACAAGTCGTGGTGCAGCTCCCCGGTATCAAGGATGCCAAGTTGGCAAAGGATCTGATCAAACAGACTGCGCTGCTCGAATTCAAACTATTGGACGATGATAATCAACTTAAACTGGATCTGCCCGGCCGTGTGCAGAAAGGGAAGGAGCGCGAAGAGGCCTTTCTGAAGCAGGTCGAGGGCAAAGTGCCGGAAGGCGATCAGATTCTGTTCGAACGGATCGTCGAGAAGGACAGTGGACAGGAATGGTTAGCGCCGTATCTCGTCAAGAAACGGGTCATGCTCGCGGGCGACGTGTTGAGCGATGCGCGGGTTTCCATTGGACAGTTCAATGAGCCCTACGTGTCCGTGACCTTCGATGCCAAAGGTGCGCGGGAGTTTGACCGGATCACGGGCGAGAACGTCAAAAAGCGCATGGCGATCGTGCTCGACAATACCATCTATTCGGCGCCGGTCATTCAGGAGCGGATCAGCGGCGGACGTGCCCAGATCACCGGAACCTTTTCGATGGAAGAGGCCAACAATCTGTCGATCGTGTTGCGCGCCGGCGCGTTGCCCGCGCCGCTGAAGATCATTCAGGATCTTACCGTCGGTCCCTCGCTCGGGCAGGACTCAATCGAAAAGGGCATCAAGGCGACGCTCTTCGCGGGCCTCCTCGTGATCGTCTTCATGGCAGTCTATTACCGGTTGTCTGGGGTGATCGCGAATTTTGCGTTGATGCTGAACCTCATCTGCCTGATCGGGTCTCTCGCGGCATTGAACGCCACGCTGACCTTGCCGGGTATCGCCGGCATTATTCTGACGATCGGCATGGGCGTCGATTCCAACGTACTGATTTTCGAGCGTATTCGTGAAGAGCTTCGCCAAGGAAAGGCCGTGCGGGTGGCGATTGATGCCGGGTACGATAAGGCTCTCCTGACGATCGTCGACTCACACGTGACCACGTTGATCACCGGCTTCGCCCTGTTCCTCTTTGGCACGGGGCCGATCAAGGGATTCGCCGTGACCCTGTGCCTCGGTATTGCGATCAATCTCTTTACGGCGCTGGTTGGGACGAAGGTGATTTTCGATCTCTTCAATCAACGAAAGAAAATTGAGCAGCTCAGTATCTAG
- the yajC gene encoding preprotein translocase subunit YajC, with protein MWDSVAWAQGASGSAGAGGGLLSLVPFVLIFVIFYFMLILPQQKRRKQADAMLAALKKGDKVVTASGIWGTITNMGKETVTLQIADTTKIKIQKEHIARLRGDEED; from the coding sequence ATGTGGGATTCGGTCGCGTGGGCGCAGGGGGCATCGGGAAGCGCGGGAGCGGGAGGCGGCCTCCTGTCGTTGGTTCCGTTCGTCCTGATCTTCGTCATTTTTTATTTTATGCTGATTCTGCCGCAACAGAAACGCCGGAAGCAGGCGGACGCGATGTTGGCCGCGCTGAAGAAAGGCGACAAGGTGGTCACGGCCTCGGGTATCTGGGGCACCATCACCAACATGGGGAAAGAGACCGTGACGCTGCAAATCGCGGACACGACCAAAATCAAAATCCAAAAGGAGCATATTGCTCGGTTGCGCGGTGACGAAGAGGATTGA